A window from Triticum aestivum cultivar Chinese Spring chromosome 6D, IWGSC CS RefSeq v2.1, whole genome shotgun sequence encodes these proteins:
- the LOC123143965 gene encoding probable glutathione S-transferase GSTU6 produces the protein MAGGDDLKLLGAWPSPFVTRVKLALALKGLSYEDVEEDLYKKSELLLKSNPVHKKIPVLIHNGAPVCESMIIVQYIDEVFAGTGPSLLPADPYERAVARFWVPYVDDKLVAPWRQWLRGKTEEEKSEGKKQAFAAVEVLEGALRECSKGGGFFGGDSVGLVDVALGGVLSWMKVTEVLSGDKIFDAAKTPLLAAWVERFSGLDAAMAALPDVGRLLEFAKAREAAAAASN, from the exons ATGGCCGGAGGGGATGACCTGAAGCTGCTCGGCGCATGGCCAAGCCCGTTTGTTACCAGGGTGAAGCTGGCGCTCGCCCTGAAGGGCCTGAGCTACGAGGACGTGGAGGAGGACCTGTACAAGAAGAGCGAGCTTCTCCTCAAGTCCAACCCGGTGCACAAGAAGATACCCGTGCTCATCCACAATGGCGCCCCGGTCTGCGAGTCCATGATCATCGTGCAATACATCGACGAAGTGTTCGCCGGCACCGGCCCGTCCCTTCTCCCAGCGGACCCCTACGAGCGCGCCGTTGCTCGCTTTTGGGTGCCCTACGTTGACGACAAG CTGGTAGCCCCATGGAGGCAGTGGTTGAGGGGCAAGACAGAGGAGGAGAAATCCGAGGGAAAGAAGCAGGCGTTCGCCGCGGTGGAGGTCCTCGAAGGGGCCCTGAGGGAGTGCTCCAAGGGAGGGGGCTTCTTCGGCGGCGACAGCGTCGGTCTCGTCGACGTTGCGCTGGGAGGTGTGCTGTCGTGGATGAAGGTGACCGAGGTGCTGTCCGGTGACAAGATCTTCGACGCCGCCAAGACCCCGCTCCTGGCCGCATGGGTGGAGCGCTTCAGCGGGCTCGACGCGGCCATGGCCGCCCTGCCGGACGTGGGCAGGCTGCTTGAGTTCGCCAAGGCACGAGAGGCTGCCGCTGCAGCGTCTAACTGA
- the LOC123143964 gene encoding probable glutathione S-transferase GSTU6 encodes MAGGDDLKLLGAWPSPFVTRVKLALALKGLSYEDVEEDLYKKSELLLKSNPVHKKIPVLIHNGAPVCESMIILQYIDEVFASTGPSLLPADPYERAIARFWVAYVDDKLVAPWRQWLRGKTEEEKSEGKKQAFAAVGVLEGALRECSKGGGFFGGDGVGLVDVALGGVLSWMKVTEALSGDKIFDAAKTPLLAAWVERFIELDAAKAALPDVGRLLEFAKAREAAAAASK; translated from the exons ATGGCCGGAGGAGATGACCTGAAGCTGCTCGGCGCATGGCCAAGCCCATTTGTTACCAGGGTGAAGCTGGCGCTCGCCCTGAAGGGCCTGAGCTACGAGGACGTGGAGGAGGACCTGTACAAGAAGAGTGAGCTTCTCCTCAAGTCCAACCCGGTGCACAAGAAGATACCCGTGCTCATCCACAACGGAGCCCCGGTCTGCGAGTCCATGATCATTCTCCAGTACATCGACGAAGTGTTCGCCAGCACCGGCCCGTCCCTTCTTCCAGCGGACCCCTACGAGCGCGCCATTGCTCGCTTCTGGGTGGCTTACGTTGACGACAAG CTGGTAGCCCCATGGAGGCAGTGGTTGAGGGGCAAGACAGAGGAGGAGAAATCCGAGGGAAAGAAGCAGGCGTTCGCCGCGGTGGGGGTCCTCGAAGGGGCCCTGAGGGAGTGCTCCAAGGGAGGGGGCTTCTTcggtggcgacggcgtcgggctCGTCGACGTTGCGCTGGGAGGCGTGCTGTCGTGGATGAAGGTGACCGAGGCGCTGTCTGGTGACAAGATTTTCGACGCCGCCAAGACTCCGCTCCTGGCCGCATGGGTGGAGCGCTTCATTGAGCTCGACGCGGCCAAGGCCGCCCTGCCGGACGTGGGCAGGCTGCTTGAGTTTGCCAAGGCACGAGAGGCTGCCGCTGCAGCGTCCAAGTGA